From Deinococcus aquaticus, one genomic window encodes:
- the nuoE gene encoding NADH-quinone oxidoreductase subunit NuoE has product MTYFENKQPLVADIFSRYPDSPQGRRSALMPLLREVQDAEGFVSESRMAEIAALCGTTATEVRSVMSFYSTYHTVPTGRYHLQVCSTLMCALAGSDELWDHLVETLDVQPGEVSADGRFSVQKVECLGSCGTAPMMQINDDGYYENVGPSKCARILESLRNDLQPLPDNPVPVTVGADGRQVLAGGGAVGSSVTGLHRLPGQAGGEA; this is encoded by the coding sequence TTGACGTATTTCGAGAATAAACAACCACTGGTGGCGGACATCTTCTCCCGTTACCCGGATTCACCGCAGGGCCGCCGCTCGGCGCTGATGCCGCTGCTGCGTGAGGTGCAGGACGCCGAGGGCTTCGTGTCCGAATCTCGCATGGCCGAGATCGCCGCGTTGTGCGGCACGACGGCGACCGAGGTGCGCTCGGTCATGAGCTTCTACAGCACGTACCACACGGTTCCGACCGGGCGGTATCACCTTCAGGTGTGCAGCACGCTGATGTGCGCGCTGGCCGGGTCAGACGAGCTGTGGGATCACCTGGTCGAGACGCTGGACGTGCAGCCGGGCGAGGTCAGCGCGGACGGGCGGTTCAGCGTGCAGAAGGTCGAGTGCCTGGGCTCATGCGGCACGGCCCCGATGATGCAGATCAATGATGACGGGTACTACGAGAACGTGGGGCCGTCGAAGTGCGCGCGGATTCTGGAGTCGCTGAGAAACGACCTGCAACCGCTGCCGGACAACCCGGTGCCGGTCACGGTGGGCGCGGACGGCCGTCAGGTGCTGGCGGGTGGCGGCGCGGTCGGGTCGAGCGTGACGGGCCTGCACCGCCTGCCCGGGCAGGCCGGAGGTGAAGCGTGA